One stretch of Bacteroidota bacterium DNA includes these proteins:
- the glf gene encoding UDP-galactopyranose mutase translates to MKYDFLIVGAGLAGCVLAERLASQCDKRILLIDKRNHIGGNAYDSVNEVGIRIHHYGPHLFHTNDERIVRYLSQFTEWHPYEHRVMSFVNGMLVPMPINRLTVNQLFGLQMTRDEEVKDFFDREKETPQVIQNSEDVVISNVGRKLYELLYKGYTTKHWGIDPSRLAPSVCARLPVRTNDDSRYFDDRFQMMPLHGYSEMFKAMTLHKNISIVPNTEFKDISSSTFDRLIFTGPIDEYFEYMFGKLPYRSLRFEFETYNQEYYQQVAQINYPNDFEFTRITEFKRITGQQNTKTTIAKEFSHAEGDPYYPIPNDENTIIYHNYTKEAEKLSTVYFVGRLATYRYYNMDQVTAQALKMFEDIALGK, encoded by the coding sequence GTGAAATACGACTTTCTCATAGTGGGAGCAGGGCTTGCCGGCTGCGTTTTGGCTGAGCGGTTGGCATCACAATGCGATAAAAGAATATTGCTTATCGACAAGCGGAATCATATCGGAGGCAATGCGTATGATTCAGTAAATGAAGTTGGGATCAGAATTCATCATTATGGACCGCATTTGTTTCATACGAATGACGAACGTATTGTACGATATCTTTCACAATTTACCGAATGGCATCCATATGAACACCGCGTGATGTCTTTTGTTAACGGCATGTTGGTGCCCATGCCTATCAATCGACTGACCGTCAATCAACTCTTTGGGCTTCAAATGACAAGGGATGAAGAAGTAAAAGATTTTTTCGATCGGGAAAAGGAAACACCGCAAGTCATCCAAAACTCAGAAGATGTTGTTATATCGAATGTCGGCAGGAAATTGTATGAGTTATTATATAAGGGATATACAACCAAACATTGGGGGATCGATCCGTCCCGATTGGCACCATCCGTTTGTGCACGGCTACCTGTGCGGACGAATGATGACAGCCGGTATTTTGACGATCGGTTTCAGATGATGCCTTTGCATGGTTACAGTGAAATGTTTAAGGCAATGACATTACACAAGAACATTTCCATTGTGCCGAATACGGAGTTTAAGGATATCTCTTCCTCAACATTCGATCGTTTGATATTTACCGGTCCCATTGACGAATATTTCGAATATATGTTCGGAAAACTTCCATATCGTTCGTTGCGTTTTGAATTTGAAACTTATAATCAAGAGTATTATCAACAAGTTGCTCAAATAAATTATCCAAATGATTTTGAATTTACACGCATTACAGAGTTCAAACGTATAACGGGACAACAAAACACGAAAACCACAATTGCCAAAGAATTTTCACATGCTGAAGGCGATCCATATTATCCGATACCAAATGACGAGAATACAATCATTTATCATAATTATACCAAAGAAGCTGAGAAACTATCTACAGTTTATTTTGTGGGGCGGTTAGCAACTTATCGATATTATAATATGGATCAAGTGACTGCGCAGGCATTAAAAATGTTTGAGGATATAGCACTGGGGAAATGA
- a CDS encoding flippase: protein MKEIFINFSQLAASELMAKALGFVTMVYLARILGAEAFGLYGFVGALSTYAVLFSNFGIEQYSTRQLSSNTAQASSVVITSVIGSRVALSLIFSVVFVVGGYFYANNISEQLLFLFQSLSIVAFAFNLQFFLVATKSISFLSVMKGGVALGVCLLTVLFIHNTNDLAFVSLISGVVTLAVFIIGAGYLYSKNKWAISLPSFRNCIDLVTRAAPLGFAVFMIQIYRSADIIFLGFTNPGTELGYYTGAYRIITVLTLLPGILYLTYVPYLAKITAGFFLSHHTRQYISLLVVSGTLISAGCFYFSDLIVLLVLGQDYLPASDVFRVLLINVYLVYLNIAFAHLLIAWDQHKKYLFVVSTGAGINIFSNILLIPSYGIMGAAIATVFAEFAVLIVSLYYHYRLHGLFAMKGSV from the coding sequence ATGAAAGAAATTTTCATAAATTTTTCACAATTGGCAGCATCAGAACTTATGGCAAAAGCTCTGGGTTTTGTTACAATGGTTTATCTTGCACGGATATTGGGTGCGGAAGCGTTCGGCTTGTACGGATTTGTAGGAGCACTGTCGACCTATGCGGTTCTCTTTTCTAATTTTGGGATTGAACAATATTCTACAAGACAATTATCGTCCAATACGGCACAGGCAAGCAGCGTCGTAATCACATCGGTCATTGGAAGCCGTGTAGCACTCTCCCTGATTTTTTCAGTGGTCTTTGTTGTCGGCGGATATTTTTACGCAAACAATATATCAGAACAATTATTGTTCCTCTTTCAATCTCTTTCTATCGTGGCGTTTGCGTTTAATCTCCAATTTTTTCTTGTTGCAACAAAATCTATCTCCTTTCTTTCAGTCATGAAAGGTGGAGTAGCATTGGGTGTCTGTCTATTGACGGTATTATTCATTCATAACACAAACGATCTTGCATTTGTGTCATTGATTAGCGGAGTAGTTACGTTGGCGGTTTTCATTATAGGTGCAGGATATTTATATTCGAAGAACAAATGGGCGATCTCTTTACCTTCATTTAGAAATTGTATTGACCTTGTCACACGGGCTGCCCCCCTTGGATTTGCAGTGTTTATGATCCAGATTTACCGAAGTGCAGATATTATCTTTCTAGGATTTACAAATCCGGGGACGGAATTGGGATATTATACAGGAGCGTACAGAATCATTACCGTGCTGACGTTATTGCCGGGAATATTGTATCTTACCTATGTTCCGTATTTGGCAAAGATCACTGCAGGATTCTTTCTCTCACATCACACGCGTCAGTATATCTCTCTGCTGGTAGTTTCCGGTACATTGATATCTGCGGGATGTTTTTATTTTTCCGATCTGATCGTTTTGTTAGTGCTCGGTCAAGATTACCTTCCTGCATCTGATGTTTTTAGAGTGCTCCTGATTAACGTCTATCTTGTGTATTTGAATATTGCATTTGCCCATTTGCTGATTGCGTGGGACCAGCACAAGAAGTACTTATTTGTCGTATCGACTGGTGCAGGTATCAATATTTTCTCTAATATTCTTCTCATTCCTTCGTACGGTATTATGGGAGCTGCAATCGCAACCGTCTTTGCGGAGTTTGCTGTTCTCATCGTTTCGCTCTATTACCATTATCGCCTGCACGGTCTGTTCGCAATGAAAGGTTCTGTATAG
- a CDS encoding glycosyltransferase family 2 protein, translated as MKEQVNEKIAVVVVTYNRLTLLKECISALGSQSRKPDDIIVVNNSSTDGTFEWLMGQKYLSVITQENFGSAGGQYTGIKLAFERSYDWIWCMDDDTIPTEYALEELIKIVWAKKNEKIGFLASKVLWTDSTPHKMNLPLYFHNKNIWNYIGEDKYSFGIHKIDLNSFVSCLFNRDAIQHVGYPDKRFFIWFDDVEYTSRFKCFNNYYVSSSVVYHKTKENTVGNLLHPGKELETKMYYGLRNFFYFYREYNKYILLKFVLKFILVNSVNLIQNKTTINVVINSFSRMLKGYRGEMDSLI; from the coding sequence ATGAAAGAACAAGTTAACGAAAAAATTGCCGTGGTTGTTGTTACATACAACAGGCTTACCTTGTTGAAGGAATGTATAAGTGCCTTAGGGTCTCAATCACGAAAACCGGATGACATTATTGTCGTCAATAATTCAAGTACAGATGGAACGTTTGAATGGTTAATGGGACAAAAGTACCTTAGCGTAATAACACAGGAAAATTTTGGAAGTGCTGGAGGACAATACACTGGTATAAAATTAGCATTTGAAAGAAGCTATGATTGGATTTGGTGTATGGATGATGATACTATTCCCACAGAATATGCTTTGGAAGAACTGATTAAAATTGTTTGGGCAAAAAAAAATGAAAAGATAGGATTTCTTGCCAGTAAAGTATTGTGGACAGATAGCACTCCTCATAAAATGAACCTGCCATTGTATTTCCACAATAAGAATATCTGGAATTATATTGGAGAAGATAAATACTCCTTTGGTATTCATAAAATTGATCTAAATTCATTTGTCAGTTGTTTGTTCAATAGAGATGCAATTCAACATGTAGGTTATCCTGATAAACGGTTTTTTATTTGGTTTGATGATGTTGAATATACATCTCGTTTTAAGTGTTTTAATAATTACTATGTCAGCAGCAGTGTTGTTTATCATAAAACCAAAGAAAACACTGTGGGAAATTTATTGCACCCAGGAAAAGAGTTAGAAACTAAAATGTATTATGGATTGAGGAACTTTTTCTATTTTTACAGAGAATACAATAAATATATTTTGTTGAAATTTGTTTTGAAATTTATCTTGGTTAACAGCGTAAACCTAATACAAAATAAAACTACAATAAATGTCGTTATTAATTCATTTTCAAGGATGCTAAAAGGGTATAGAGGGGAAATGGATAGTTTAATTTAA